A region of Streptomyces sp. NBC_01788 DNA encodes the following proteins:
- a CDS encoding STAS domain-containing protein — protein sequence MFIRGDHAELVVGGRLDVRSAADARTVLHSAVDDGAGDLVLNLSELDSWDATGLGVIMGVHRRAGRCGRRLVLRDVPPQMQRLLVATRLHRILAIEGGIGVESLPRV from the coding sequence ATGTTCATCAGGGGCGACCACGCCGAGCTGGTCGTCGGGGGCCGCCTCGACGTCCGCAGCGCGGCGGACGCCCGTACGGTCCTGCACTCGGCCGTCGACGACGGGGCCGGCGACCTGGTGCTCAACCTGTCCGAGCTCGACTCCTGGGACGCCACCGGACTCGGCGTGATCATGGGTGTCCACCGGCGGGCCGGGCGCTGCGGCCGGCGGCTGGTGCTGCGGGACGTGCCGCCGCAGATGCAGCGCCTGCTGGTGGCCACCCGCCTGCACCGCATCCTCGCCATCGAGGGCGGCATCGGCGTCGAGTCCCTCCCCCGCGTCTAG
- a CDS encoding 3-hydroxyacyl-CoA dehydrogenase family protein yields the protein MARKLAVIGAGLMGSGIAQVSAQAGWDVVLRDVTDEALRRGTDGIKASYDKFVAKGRMEAHDADAALARITTTTDLDAAADADVVVEAVFEKIEVKHEIFRTLDKLVREDTVLASNTSAIPITKIAAVTERPERVVGVHFFSPVPMMQLVELVRGYKTSDETLARAREFAESVGKTCIVVNRDVAGFVTTRLISALVVEATKLYESGVATAEDIDLACKLGFGHAMGPLATADLTGVDILLHAADNIYTETQDEKFAPPELMRRMVDAGDIGRKSGQGFYKH from the coding sequence GTGGCACGGAAGCTCGCCGTCATCGGGGCCGGTCTCATGGGGTCCGGCATCGCCCAGGTCTCCGCGCAGGCGGGCTGGGACGTCGTCCTGCGGGACGTCACTGACGAGGCACTGAGGCGTGGCACGGACGGCATCAAGGCCTCGTACGACAAGTTCGTCGCCAAGGGCAGGATGGAGGCGCACGACGCCGACGCCGCCCTCGCCCGCATCACCACGACCACCGACCTGGACGCGGCCGCCGACGCGGACGTGGTGGTCGAGGCCGTCTTCGAGAAGATCGAGGTCAAGCACGAGATCTTCCGCACCCTCGACAAGCTCGTCCGCGAGGACACCGTTCTCGCCTCGAACACCTCCGCCATCCCGATCACCAAGATCGCGGCCGTGACGGAGCGCCCGGAGCGGGTCGTCGGGGTGCACTTCTTCTCGCCGGTGCCGATGATGCAGCTCGTCGAGCTGGTCCGCGGCTACAAGACCAGCGACGAAACCCTCGCCCGGGCACGGGAGTTCGCCGAGTCCGTGGGCAAGACCTGCATCGTGGTCAACCGGGACGTGGCCGGCTTCGTGACCACCCGGCTCATCTCGGCGCTCGTCGTCGAGGCGACCAAGCTGTACGAGTCGGGCGTCGCCACCGCCGAGGACATCGACCTCGCCTGCAAGCTCGGCTTCGGCCATGCCATGGGCCCGCTCGCGACCGCGGACCTGACCGGCGTCGACATCCTGCTGCACGCCGCCGACAACATCTACACCGAGACCCAGGACGAGAAGTTCGCACCGCCGGAGCTGATGCGCCGGATGGTTGACGCCGGTGACATCGGGCGCAAGAGCGGGCAGGGCTTCTACAAGCACTGA
- a CDS encoding cob(I)yrinic acid a,c-diamide adenosyltransferase → MVNLTRIYTRTGDKGTTALGDMSRVAKTDLRISAYADANEANAAIGTAIALGELTEDITEVLTRVQNDLFDVGADLCTPVAENPEFPPLRVEQFYVDRLEEDCDRFNAELGKLRSFILPGGTPGAALLHQACTVVRRAERSTWAALEEHGETMNPLTATYLNRLSDLLFILARTANKASGDVLWVPGGER, encoded by the coding sequence ATGGTCAACCTGACGCGCATCTACACCCGGACCGGGGACAAGGGCACCACCGCCCTCGGCGACATGAGCAGGGTCGCCAAGACCGACCTGCGGATCTCCGCGTACGCCGACGCCAACGAGGCGAACGCGGCGATCGGCACCGCGATCGCGCTGGGCGAGCTCACCGAGGACATCACCGAGGTCCTCACCCGGGTGCAGAACGACCTGTTCGACGTGGGCGCGGACCTGTGCACGCCGGTGGCGGAGAACCCGGAGTTCCCGCCGCTGCGGGTCGAGCAGTTCTACGTCGACCGGCTGGAGGAGGACTGCGACCGCTTCAACGCCGAACTCGGCAAGCTCCGCTCCTTCATCCTCCCCGGCGGGACTCCCGGCGCAGCCCTGCTCCACCAGGCGTGCACGGTGGTCCGCCGCGCCGAGCGCTCGACCTGGGCCGCCCTGGAGGAGCACGGCGAGACGATGAACCCGCTCACCGCTACCTACCTCAACCGGCTGTCGGACCTCCTGTTCATCCTGGCGCGCACGGCCAACAAGGCCTCCGGTGATGTGCTGTGGGTGCCGGGCGGCGAACGCTGA
- a CDS encoding glycoside hydrolase family 18 chitinase, whose translation MRFRHRAAAGFATLLLPLAGLVGLAGSAQAATSATATYAKTQDWGTGFEGKWTVTNSGSAAISSWTIEWDFPSGTSVTSAWDADVTSSGTHWTAKNKSYNGTLAPGASVSFGFNGAGAGSPSNCKLNGGSCDGGSTVPGDNPPSAPGTPTASNITDTSVKLTWGAATDDKGIKNYDVLRDGRTVATVTTTSYTDTGLTAGTDYSYSVQARDTAGQTGPVSRSVAVRTTGGGGGTTPPPGNKVRLGYFTEWGIYGRNYNVKNIVTSGSAAKITHINYAFGNVTGGKCTIGDSYADYDKAFTAAESVSGLADTWDQPLRGNFNQLRQLKAKYPNIKVLWSFGGWTWSGGFADAAKNPTAFAQSCYDLVKDSRWADVFDGIDIDWEYPNACGLTCDTSGSAAIKNVAAALRAKFGNSALVTAAVSADGTSGGKVDAADYGGAAQYLDWYNVMTYDFFGAWDAKGPTAPHSPLTSYNGIPQAGFTTADAMAKYRSKGVPASKLLIGIGLYGRGWTGVTQDAPGGTATGPANGTYEQGIEDYKVLKTSCPATGTIAGTAYAKCGSNWWSYDTPATIGTKMSWAKQQGLGGAFFWEFSGDTSNGELVNAINGGLS comes from the coding sequence ATGCGCTTCAGACACAGAGCCGCGGCCGGGTTCGCGACCCTGCTGCTCCCGCTGGCCGGCCTTGTCGGCCTCGCGGGCTCCGCCCAGGCCGCGACATCGGCCACCGCCACCTACGCCAAGACCCAGGACTGGGGCACCGGCTTCGAGGGCAAGTGGACGGTGACCAACTCCGGTTCCGCCGCCATCAGTTCGTGGACCATCGAGTGGGACTTCCCCTCCGGGACCTCCGTCACCTCCGCCTGGGACGCGGACGTGACCAGCTCCGGCACCCACTGGACCGCGAAGAACAAGTCCTACAACGGCACCCTCGCCCCGGGCGCCTCCGTCTCCTTCGGCTTCAACGGCGCCGGTGCCGGCTCCCCGAGCAACTGCAAGCTCAACGGCGGCAGTTGTGACGGCGGCAGCACCGTCCCCGGCGACAATCCGCCCTCCGCACCGGGCACCCCGACCGCCTCGAACATCACCGACACCTCGGTGAAGCTCACCTGGGGCGCGGCCACCGACGACAAGGGCATCAAGAACTACGACGTGCTGCGCGACGGCAGGACGGTCGCGACCGTGACGACGACCTCGTACACGGACACCGGACTGACCGCCGGCACCGACTACTCCTACAGCGTCCAGGCCCGCGACACCGCCGGCCAGACCGGCCCGGTCAGCCGCTCGGTCGCCGTGCGCACCACCGGCGGCGGTGGCGGCACCACTCCCCCGCCCGGCAACAAGGTCCGGCTCGGGTACTTCACCGAGTGGGGCATCTACGGCCGCAACTACAACGTCAAGAACATCGTGACGTCCGGCTCGGCCGCCAAGATCACGCACATCAACTACGCCTTCGGCAACGTCACCGGCGGCAAGTGCACGATCGGCGACTCCTACGCCGACTACGACAAGGCGTTCACCGCCGCCGAATCGGTCAGTGGCCTCGCCGACACCTGGGACCAGCCGCTGCGCGGCAACTTCAACCAGCTGCGCCAGCTCAAGGCCAAGTACCCGAACATCAAGGTGCTGTGGTCCTTCGGCGGCTGGACCTGGTCCGGCGGCTTCGCGGACGCGGCCAAGAACCCCACGGCCTTCGCCCAGTCCTGCTACGACCTGGTGAAGGACTCCCGCTGGGCCGATGTGTTCGACGGCATCGACATCGACTGGGAGTACCCGAACGCCTGCGGTCTGACCTGTGACACCAGCGGGTCCGCTGCCATCAAGAACGTGGCGGCCGCACTGCGCGCCAAGTTCGGCAACAGCGCCCTGGTCACGGCGGCCGTCTCCGCCGACGGCACCTCCGGCGGCAAGGTCGACGCCGCCGACTACGGCGGCGCGGCGCAGTACCTCGACTGGTACAACGTGATGACGTACGACTTCTTCGGCGCCTGGGACGCGAAGGGCCCCACCGCCCCGCACTCCCCGCTCACCTCGTACAACGGCATCCCGCAGGCCGGCTTCACCACGGCCGACGCGATGGCCAAGTACAGGTCCAAGGGCGTGCCGGCCAGCAAGCTGCTCATCGGCATCGGCCTGTACGGCCGCGGCTGGACCGGCGTCACCCAGGACGCCCCGGGCGGCACGGCCACGGGCCCGGCGAACGGCACGTACGAGCAGGGCATCGAGGACTACAAGGTGCTCAAGACGTCCTGCCCGGCCACCGGCACCATCGCGGGCACGGCCTACGCGAAGTGCGGCAGCAACTGGTGGTCCTACGACACCCCGGCCACCATCGGCACGAAGATGTCCTGGGCCAAGCAGCAGGGCCTCGGCGGCGCCTTCTTCTGGGAGTTCAGCGGTGACACCAGCAACGGTGAGCTGGTGAACGCCATCAACGGCGGTCTGTCGTAA